From Pseudomonas poae, the proteins below share one genomic window:
- a CDS encoding DUF2326 domain-containing protein — protein MAVEFINYGLLKRYEESRVSLIPDEAFPHSTLICIDIEINNTPITIKRSIENHKSPTLIIDGNIVPIIEIEDATSYLTSLLYGASDNESIPSFRSLMGPIIRDERSEFKSIVKCFDTNRNIPADYTPHLFLLGIDPKPYRQAKSLSNEIDKLAKAISKSKENIVSITGKNISEAKADLNELTSQVGRIHREMEQLENIEGYNIVRDEVVEIETQIEEFRSRQTVIKSELSKIKMFRGDNYIDEVEVAELYNQFKVGLGDLIKKQLEEVTAFKKKIDNFQRTLIEGRREELESTLKLIEDNIIRLDRLYREKLILIDHKGALKNLRQTIATYQKKLEDHASLSAFIRKHSEYEREKKDKSNERYGLIFLLDSFVANASNVIKSLEQTILDVHEVVAGNRHGSFEVEITKKKEVVNFDLRIYDDGSHSNEREKVFLYDIGLLTCSEIDKRHPGMLIHDNIFDVDYDTLLKSLNYLSDNVETLKNRQYILTLNSDKIYEADLNSRLRLDLEGLKRAAFTKADRFLKVGYQERSK, from the coding sequence ATGGCCGTAGAGTTCATAAACTACGGTTTACTTAAGCGGTACGAGGAAAGTCGTGTTTCGCTGATTCCAGATGAAGCCTTCCCACACAGCACCCTAATCTGTATAGATATAGAAATTAACAATACGCCAATCACGATCAAGCGAAGCATCGAGAATCATAAGTCTCCAACTCTCATCATAGATGGAAATATCGTTCCCATCATTGAAATTGAGGATGCGACTAGCTATCTGACGAGTCTTCTTTATGGTGCTAGTGACAATGAAAGCATCCCATCTTTTCGTTCATTGATGGGGCCGATCATTCGGGATGAACGGTCGGAGTTTAAATCTATTGTAAAATGCTTTGATACCAATCGAAATATTCCGGCGGACTACACGCCGCACCTATTTCTGCTTGGGATTGATCCTAAACCATACAGGCAGGCAAAATCTTTATCGAACGAAATAGATAAGCTCGCTAAAGCGATCTCCAAGTCCAAAGAAAACATAGTATCAATCACTGGCAAAAATATATCTGAAGCCAAGGCGGACTTGAACGAACTGACCAGTCAGGTCGGCAGAATCCATCGCGAGATGGAACAGCTAGAAAATATCGAAGGTTACAACATTGTTAGGGATGAGGTAGTTGAGATTGAAACGCAGATTGAAGAGTTTAGATCTCGCCAGACTGTCATAAAGTCCGAGCTTTCGAAAATCAAGATGTTTCGCGGTGATAACTACATTGATGAAGTAGAGGTGGCGGAACTCTACAATCAGTTTAAGGTAGGTCTGGGAGACCTTATCAAGAAGCAGCTTGAAGAGGTTACTGCGTTCAAGAAGAAAATCGATAATTTTCAGAGAACTTTGATTGAAGGTCGTCGAGAAGAGCTGGAGAGTACACTTAAATTAATTGAAGATAATATTATCCGTCTTGATCGATTGTATCGAGAAAAGCTGATATTGATTGATCATAAGGGTGCATTAAAAAACCTTCGTCAGACTATCGCAACCTACCAGAAAAAATTGGAAGATCATGCTTCGCTGTCTGCTTTTATAAGAAAGCATTCAGAGTACGAGCGAGAAAAGAAGGACAAGAGCAACGAGCGTTATGGCTTGATATTTCTGCTCGATAGTTTCGTGGCAAACGCATCTAACGTTATCAAGTCTCTCGAGCAGACAATTCTTGATGTGCACGAGGTTGTCGCGGGGAATCGACATGGCTCCTTTGAAGTGGAAATCACGAAGAAAAAAGAAGTCGTCAATTTCGATTTGCGAATTTATGATGATGGTAGCCATAGCAACGAGCGCGAAAAAGTATTCTTGTATGACATCGGCCTGCTGACATGCTCTGAAATTGATAAGAGGCATCCAGGTATGCTGATTCATGACAACATCTTCGATGTTGATTACGACACTCTTTTGAAAAGCCTGAACTATCTCAGTGATAATGTTGAAACGCTTAAAAATCGACAATACATTCTGACGTTGAATAGTGACAAGATCTACGAGGCAGATCTCAACTCTCGCTTGAGATTGGATCTTGAAGGCTTGAAACGTGCAGCCTTCACAAAGGCCGACAGGTTTCTCAAGGTTGGTTATCAAGAGCGTTCCAAGTGA
- a CDS encoding SMEK domain-containing protein, with protein sequence MNRVDYQKKIIKWLGWLKNEVELNNSLSLTDINRGAEDFYCGLLNLVYGYNLKNINILDLNAAAIDLGDSEKRIAIQVTSTSALAKTKYTVEKFIEKNLYEQFDKLLILNIVRKSNHEAPTVGGVEYFLDTKTDIIDVEDLIKKITSDPDLQRLKAIVDFMDAEIAPPAQKSLANEVMTILGIIEYISDEKHEDAGNGYLEEPIPEEKIYQRFADHADFLVDMYSDGYIEYGAILEAVKKEADFGQVKIRRAATYLKRRSDAILKECCGNPKQALDQLIAGFSDLLEKNGYTFDRGAGEFFVIDQLMKCNVFPYKDTALV encoded by the coding sequence ATGAATCGAGTTGATTATCAGAAAAAAATAATTAAATGGCTAGGTTGGCTCAAAAATGAAGTCGAGCTTAACAATAGCCTTAGTTTGACGGATATCAACAGGGGAGCCGAAGATTTCTACTGCGGCCTCTTGAATTTGGTTTATGGGTATAACCTCAAGAATATTAACATCCTTGACCTCAATGCCGCCGCGATAGATCTTGGCGATAGTGAGAAGAGGATCGCGATACAGGTGACATCCACTTCGGCACTAGCCAAGACAAAGTATACTGTTGAAAAATTTATAGAAAAAAATCTCTATGAACAGTTTGATAAGCTGCTCATCCTGAATATAGTTAGAAAATCCAATCATGAGGCACCCACCGTTGGCGGGGTTGAGTATTTTCTCGATACCAAAACTGACATCATTGATGTTGAGGATCTAATCAAGAAAATCACCAGTGATCCTGATTTGCAAAGGCTAAAAGCGATTGTAGACTTCATGGACGCTGAGATTGCGCCTCCGGCACAAAAGAGCCTTGCCAACGAGGTTATGACGATACTTGGAATAATCGAATATATCAGTGACGAGAAGCATGAAGATGCCGGTAATGGGTATCTTGAAGAGCCCATTCCAGAGGAGAAGATCTATCAACGCTTCGCTGATCATGCCGACTTCCTCGTCGATATGTATAGCGATGGTTATATCGAGTACGGTGCTATTTTAGAAGCCGTTAAGAAAGAAGCTGATTTTGGGCAGGTTAAAATTCGCCGAGCTGCTACCTACCTAAAGAGGCGCAGTGACGCCATACTCAAGGAGTGCTGCGGTAATCCCAAGCAGGCGTTGGATCAGCTGATCGCAGGCTTCAGCGATCTACTTGAAAAAAACGGCTACACCTTCGATAGAGGGGCAGGTGAGTTTTTCGTAATCGACCAGTTGATGAAATGCAATGTCTTCCCCTACAAGGACACTGCACTTGTCTAA